In Devosia sp. 1566, a single genomic region encodes these proteins:
- the pyc gene encoding pyruvate carboxylase: MPIKKILVANRSEIAIRVFRAANELGLKTVAVFAEEDKLALHRFKADEAYLIGVGKGPVEAYLQIDEYIRVARLSGADAIHPGYGLLSESPEFADACEAAGIVFIGPKAQTMRDLGNKVAARNMAIAAGVPVVPATDALPDDLDAVKAMAAEIGYPLMLKASWGGGGRGMRRIMDESTLLAEVSEGKREAKAAFGKDEMYLEKLVERARHVEVQLVGDDHGNLVHLFERDCSVQRRNQKVVERAPAPYLSEEVRTKLTDAALRLGNAARYRGAGTVEFLMDADTNEFYFIEVNPRIQVEHTVTEEVTGIDIVKAQIKLLDGAVIGTPESGVPLQADIKLHGNAIQCRVTTEDPEQNFIPDYGRITAYRGATGFGVRLDGGTAYAGAVITRYYDPLLEKVTCWAPTPEEAIARMHRALREFRIRGVSTNLAFLENIITHPDFVENRYTTRFIDTTPALFDIARRKDRATKLLSYIADVTINGHPEVRDRPRPPAEAAAPVVPQFPPAAAEGSRQVLERQGPKGLAEWMKAQKRVLFTDTTMRDAHQSLLATRMRSFDITRVAQAYAHGLPNLFSLECWGGATFDVAMRFLNEDPWERLAQVRDGAPNILTQMLLRGSNGVGYTNYPDNVVRFFVQQAARGGVDVFRVFDCLNWVDNMRVAMDAVLEADKVCEGVLCYTGDMLDPDRSKYDLKYYVALAKELEAAGSHVLGIKDMAGVLKPAAARKLVATLKDEVGLPIHLHTHDTSGAAAATVLAAVEAGVDAVDAAMDALSGTTSQPTLGSLAAALADGERDSELDAKAIRQISFYWEAVRTQYRAFESDLRAGASEVYLHEMPGGQFTNLKEQARSLGLETRWHEVAQTYADVNQMFGDIVKVTPSSKVVGDMALAMVSAGLTRAEVEDPRRDIAFPDSVVGFFAGDLGQPPGGFPPALQKKVLKGREPLTERPGSYLPPVDLEAERTRIAEEVGHEVDDYRLASALMYPKVFADFAKTQDRYGPTAVLPTPVYFYGLVEGQELLVDIEKGKTLVVNYLGRAETNEKGEVRVFFDLNGQPRTITVPDRLKAGEVKLRAKAALGDSKQVGAPMPGVISTLAAKEGQTVFAGDVLCSIEAMKMETAIHAEADGVVAEVLVKPGDQIDAKDLLVRME; this comes from the coding sequence ATGCCAATCAAGAAAATCCTTGTTGCCAATCGCAGCGAGATCGCCATTCGCGTGTTCCGGGCCGCCAATGAACTCGGGCTCAAGACCGTTGCGGTGTTTGCCGAAGAAGACAAACTGGCGCTGCATCGCTTCAAGGCCGACGAGGCCTATCTGATCGGGGTGGGCAAGGGGCCCGTCGAGGCCTATCTGCAGATCGACGAATATATCCGGGTGGCGCGCCTGTCGGGCGCCGATGCCATCCACCCCGGCTATGGGCTCCTCTCGGAAAGCCCGGAATTCGCCGATGCCTGCGAGGCGGCCGGGATCGTTTTCATCGGCCCCAAGGCGCAAACCATGCGTGATCTCGGCAACAAGGTTGCCGCCCGCAACATGGCGATCGCCGCCGGCGTGCCGGTGGTGCCCGCCACGGATGCGCTGCCCGACGATCTCGATGCGGTCAAGGCCATGGCGGCCGAGATCGGCTATCCGCTGATGCTGAAAGCCAGCTGGGGCGGGGGCGGGCGCGGCATGCGCCGGATCATGGATGAATCAACGCTGCTGGCCGAGGTCTCGGAAGGCAAGCGCGAAGCCAAGGCGGCCTTTGGCAAGGACGAGATGTATCTCGAAAAGCTCGTCGAACGGGCCCGCCATGTCGAGGTGCAACTCGTGGGGGATGATCACGGCAATCTGGTGCACCTTTTCGAGCGCGATTGCTCGGTGCAGCGGCGCAACCAGAAAGTGGTGGAGCGCGCGCCCGCCCCATACCTGTCGGAAGAAGTGCGCACCAAGCTGACCGACGCAGCGCTGCGGCTCGGTAATGCCGCCCGTTACCGCGGCGCGGGGACGGTCGAATTTCTGATGGACGCCGACACGAACGAATTTTATTTCATCGAGGTCAATCCGCGCATCCAGGTGGAGCATACGGTCACTGAGGAAGTGACGGGGATCGACATCGTCAAGGCGCAAATCAAGCTGCTCGATGGCGCGGTGATTGGCACTCCGGAGTCCGGTGTGCCGCTCCAGGCCGATATCAAGCTGCATGGCAATGCCATCCAGTGCCGGGTGACGACGGAAGATCCCGAGCAAAACTTCATTCCCGATTATGGCCGCATTACCGCTTATCGCGGCGCCACCGGCTTTGGCGTGCGCCTCGATGGCGGCACGGCTTATGCGGGGGCGGTGATCACCCGCTATTACGACCCGCTGCTGGAGAAGGTCACCTGCTGGGCCCCGACGCCCGAGGAAGCCATTGCCCGCATGCATCGCGCCTTGCGCGAGTTCCGCATTCGGGGCGTGTCCACTAACCTGGCGTTCCTCGAAAACATCATCACCCACCCAGATTTCGTCGAGAACCGCTATACGACGCGCTTCATCGACACGACGCCGGCGCTGTTCGACATTGCCCGCCGCAAGGACCGGGCGACCAAGCTGCTCAGCTACATCGCCGATGTGACGATCAACGGGCATCCCGAAGTGCGCGACCGCCCGCGCCCCCCGGCCGAGGCAGCCGCCCCCGTGGTGCCCCAGTTCCCGCCCGCCGCAGCCGAAGGCAGCCGCCAGGTGCTGGAGCGCCAAGGGCCAAAGGGTCTGGCCGAGTGGATGAAGGCGCAGAAACGCGTCCTCTTCACCGACACCACGATGCGCGATGCGCATCAAAGCCTGCTCGCCACGCGGATGCGCAGCTTTGACATCACGCGAGTGGCGCAGGCCTATGCCCATGGCTTGCCGAACCTGTTTTCGCTGGAATGCTGGGGTGGCGCCACATTTGACGTCGCCATGCGCTTCCTCAATGAAGATCCCTGGGAGCGGCTGGCGCAAGTGCGCGACGGCGCCCCCAATATCCTGACGCAGATGCTGCTGCGCGGCTCCAATGGCGTCGGCTACACCAACTACCCCGACAATGTGGTGCGCTTCTTTGTGCAGCAGGCCGCCAGGGGGGGCGTGGATGTGTTCCGCGTCTTTGATTGCCTCAACTGGGTCGACAATATGCGCGTCGCCATGGACGCGGTGCTCGAGGCCGACAAGGTCTGCGAAGGCGTGCTCTGCTATACCGGGGACATGCTGGACCCCGACCGGTCCAAATATGACCTCAAATACTATGTGGCGCTGGCCAAGGAATTGGAAGCGGCCGGCAGCCATGTTCTGGGCATCAAGGACATGGCTGGCGTGCTCAAGCCCGCCGCGGCGCGCAAGCTTGTGGCAACTCTGAAGGACGAAGTGGGTCTGCCCATTCACCTCCACACCCACGACACCTCCGGTGCAGCCGCCGCGACGGTGCTGGCGGCGGTGGAAGCAGGCGTTGATGCGGTGGATGCGGCGATGGATGCCCTGAGTGGCACGACCTCGCAGCCCACACTCGGCTCGCTCGCGGCAGCGCTGGCGGACGGCGAGCGCGACAGCGAGCTCGACGCCAAGGCCATCCGGCAGATCTCGTTTTACTGGGAAGCCGTGCGCACGCAGTATCGTGCCTTTGAAAGCGATCTGCGCGCGGGGGCTTCGGAAGTCTATCTGCATGAAATGCCGGGCGGGCAGTTCACCAATCTCAAGGAACAGGCCCGCTCACTTGGCCTCGAAACCCGCTGGCACGAGGTCGCCCAGACCTATGCCGACGTCAACCAGATGTTCGGCGATATCGTCAAGGTCACGCCCAGCTCCAAGGTCGTGGGCGACATGGCTCTTGCCATGGTCTCGGCCGGCCTCACGCGCGCCGAGGTGGAAGACCCCAGGCGCGACATCGCCTTCCCCGATTCGGTGGTGGGGTTCTTTGCCGGCGATCTCGGCCAGCCGCCCGGCGGCTTTCCGCCTGCCTTGCAGAAAAAGGTGCTGAAGGGCCGCGAGCCGCTGACCGAACGGCCGGGCTCCTATTTGCCGCCGGTGGACTTGGAAGCCGAGCGGACCCGCATTGCCGAGGAAGTGGGGCACGAGGTCGATGATTATCGCCTGGCGTCAGCGCTGATGTATCCGAAAGTCTTTGCCGACTTCGCCAAGACCCAGGACCGCTACGGTCCCACCGCAGTGCTGCCCACCCCGGTGTACTTCTATGGGCTGGTTGAGGGCCAGGAACTGCTCGTCGACATCGAAAAGGGAAAGACGCTGGTGGTCAACTATCTCGGCCGCGCGGAAACCAACGAGAAGGGCGAAGTGCGGGTGTTCTTTGACCTCAATGGTCAGCCGCGCACCATCACCGTGCCCGATCGCCTCAAGGCCGGCGAGGTCAAGCTGCGCGCCAAGGCGGCGCTGGGGGATAGCAAGCAGGTCGGTGCGCCCATGCCGGGGGTGATCTCGACCCTGGCGGCCAAGGAAGGGCAAACGGTGTTTGCCGGGGATGTGCTGTGTTCCATCGAAGCCATGAAGATGGAAACCGCCATTCATGCCGAAGCCGATGGCGTCGTCGCCGAAGTGCTGGTCAAGCCGGGAGATCAGATCGACGCCAAGGACCTGCTGGTGCGCATGGAGTAG
- a CDS encoding TIGR01244 family sulfur transferase has protein sequence MDLKRINDRITVSGQINPEDVAALKAAGFTTIINNRPDGESPDQPEGAAIAAAAEAAGLVYHAIPLGREGVSPDMVEQTQAAIAASPGPVFAFCRSGTRSTTLWALSQAGQQDAGEIIRQAGEAGYDMSHLAGHLNSK, from the coding sequence TTGGATTTGAAGCGGATCAACGATCGCATTACCGTATCGGGCCAGATCAATCCCGAAGATGTAGCAGCGCTCAAGGCCGCGGGGTTCACCACCATCATCAATAACCGCCCGGATGGGGAATCGCCCGACCAGCCGGAAGGCGCCGCCATCGCCGCCGCCGCCGAGGCTGCCGGCCTCGTCTATCACGCCATTCCCCTCGGGCGCGAAGGCGTGTCGCCCGACATGGTGGAACAGACCCAGGCCGCGATTGCCGCCAGCCCCGGTCCCGTTTTCGCCTTTTGCCGCTCGGGCACGCGTTCGACGACGCTGTGGGCGCTGTCCCAAGCCGGTCAACAGGATGCGGGCGAGATCATCCGCCAGGCCGGGGAAGCGGGCTATGACATGTCCCACCTCGCCGGACATCTGAACAGCAAGTGA
- a CDS encoding glycine betaine ABC transporter substrate-binding protein: MKQWWTSALLAATVVLGTDPALAQVTTLETPGGTASAQAPAPSTCGSQPMTIARMSWPSAALLAEIHARVLRDAFGCQTQVLPGDMANVGSSMGSTGQPAIAPEMWVTRIAEVWNTGLEAQKLRAAGDTYGEEAFEGWFIPDYVAASRPELESAAGLAEALPALGGDGPVKFISCPADWACALINRNLIRALGLEDLLEVVEPANRFEMDTLIASAVSAKEPFVFYYWQPNAVLAQFDFAGLDMGAYDEAAAQCLARLQCPEPKPSAFVPDVVVGALAEWVFTEAPQIAAYFSRASMPVSEMNTLLAQINEPGATVEAVADRFVAERGELWRDWVGTPPAP, translated from the coding sequence ATGAAACAGTGGTGGACGAGTGCGCTCCTGGCAGCGACGGTGGTGTTGGGCACCGATCCCGCATTGGCGCAGGTCACAACGCTTGAGACCCCAGGCGGGACCGCATCCGCCCAGGCACCAGCGCCATCAACCTGCGGCAGCCAGCCCATGACCATTGCCCGCATGAGCTGGCCTTCGGCGGCGCTGCTGGCCGAAATCCATGCGCGGGTGTTGCGCGACGCCTTTGGCTGCCAAACTCAGGTGCTGCCCGGCGACATGGCCAATGTGGGCTCGTCCATGGGTTCAACCGGGCAGCCGGCCATTGCGCCCGAGATGTGGGTCACGCGCATCGCCGAAGTGTGGAACACCGGATTAGAGGCGCAAAAGCTGCGCGCCGCCGGCGACACCTATGGGGAGGAAGCATTCGAGGGTTGGTTCATCCCAGATTACGTGGCTGCGAGCCGTCCTGAGCTGGAAAGTGCGGCGGGCCTCGCCGAAGCGCTGCCTGCCTTGGGGGGCGATGGTCCGGTCAAGTTTATCTCCTGTCCAGCCGACTGGGCCTGTGCCCTGATCAACCGCAATTTGATCCGGGCGCTGGGCCTCGAGGACCTGCTCGAAGTGGTCGAGCCGGCCAACCGGTTCGAAATGGATACCCTGATCGCCTCGGCGGTGAGCGCCAAGGAGCCCTTCGTATTCTATTATTGGCAGCCCAATGCCGTTTTGGCGCAGTTTGACTTCGCCGGGCTCGACATGGGCGCCTATGACGAGGCGGCGGCGCAATGCCTGGCGCGACTCCAGTGCCCCGAACCCAAGCCGTCGGCCTTCGTGCCTGACGTCGTGGTGGGAGCTCTGGCCGAATGGGTGTTCACCGAAGCACCCCAGATTGCCGCCTATTTCAGTCGGGCCAGCATGCCGGTGTCGGAGATGAACACTCTCCTCGCCCAGATCAACGAACCCGGCGCCACGGTGGAAGCGGTGGCCGATCGGTTTGTGGCCGAGCGAGGCGAGCTGTGGCGCGATTGGGTTGGCACGCCGCCCGCGCCCTAG
- a CDS encoding ABC transporter substrate-binding protein, which yields MQNFKKTLTLAVAASTLLVAAPAIAQETGAKIGFVGGFTGPIESLTPPIFAGAELVVKQVNEQGGILDGELSLVSADGACDATAAAGAADRLINTENVVGVVGALCTGETIGAFNGSGLSGNVVFISPASSAPALTTLEDNDLVFRTTPSDAMQGVKMADLLISKGINDIAITYVNNDYGKGLADALAAAYTAAGGTVAANLAHEEGKADYRAELGNLVASQNLVVLAYANASGNTILRQAVESGNFTLFVGGDGMVGDDLLTGIDAGSVEGMIATRAGAPAGEATTTYVDLATAAGLEANATYAPQAYDAAFLLALAIEKNGSTDREGLVGALREVASAPGEKILPGEWEKAKALIAEGKDIDYEGAGGALDFDEAGDVDGIIVELAVENGAFVEKGEIE from the coding sequence ATGCAGAATTTCAAGAAGACCCTGACCCTGGCCGTGGCCGCTTCGACGCTCCTCGTTGCAGCGCCCGCCATTGCTCAGGAAACCGGCGCCAAGATCGGTTTCGTCGGCGGGTTCACGGGACCCATCGAAAGCCTGACCCCGCCAATTTTTGCCGGCGCCGAACTCGTGGTCAAGCAGGTCAACGAACAAGGCGGCATCCTGGACGGTGAACTGTCCCTCGTTTCGGCGGACGGCGCTTGCGACGCCACGGCTGCTGCCGGCGCGGCCGACCGCCTGATCAACACGGAAAACGTCGTTGGTGTCGTGGGCGCGTTGTGCACCGGCGAAACCATCGGCGCCTTCAATGGCTCGGGCCTGTCGGGCAATGTCGTGTTTATCTCGCCCGCGTCTTCCGCGCCGGCGCTGACCACGCTCGAGGACAACGACCTCGTGTTCCGCACCACCCCGTCGGACGCCATGCAGGGCGTCAAGATGGCCGACCTGCTGATCAGCAAGGGCATCAACGACATCGCCATCACCTATGTGAACAACGACTACGGCAAGGGCCTGGCCGACGCGCTTGCAGCCGCCTATACCGCCGCCGGCGGCACCGTTGCCGCCAACCTCGCCCATGAAGAAGGCAAGGCCGATTACCGCGCCGAGCTGGGCAATCTCGTCGCCTCGCAGAACCTGGTCGTGTTGGCCTATGCCAATGCCTCGGGCAACACCATCCTGCGCCAGGCCGTGGAATCGGGCAACTTCACCCTCTTCGTGGGCGGCGACGGCATGGTTGGCGACGACCTGCTGACCGGCATAGATGCCGGCTCGGTCGAGGGCATGATCGCCACCCGCGCCGGTGCTCCGGCTGGCGAAGCCACCACGACCTATGTGGACCTGGCGACCGCGGCGGGCCTCGAAGCCAACGCCACCTATGCTCCCCAGGCCTATGATGCCGCCTTCCTTTTGGCGCTCGCCATCGAAAAGAACGGCTCCACCGACCGCGAAGGCCTTGTTGGCGCGCTGCGCGAGGTGGCCTCGGCTCCCGGCGAGAAGATCCTCCCCGGCGAATGGGAAAAGGCCAAGGCGCTGATCGCTGAAGGCAAGGACATCGATTACGAGGGCGCCGGCGGCGCGCTCGACTTTGATGAAGCTGGCGACGTGGACGGCATCATCGTGGAACTGGCCGTGGAAAACGGCGCTTTCGTTGAAAAGGGCGAGATCGAGTAA
- a CDS encoding oxidoreductase → MQISSEADIPSQTGKVALVTGATGGLGLETARMLAGAGATVIIAGRNGEKGAAAIRTIAATSPRGKLDFEQLDLADLASVAACAARVLAQYARLDILINNAGVMMPPERQTTVDGFELQFGTNHLGHFALTGHLLPLLLKTDGARVVAVSSNAARHAKMNFDDLQSDQNYQPMAAYGQSKLANLLWARHLQKLSDSESWNLHVTVAHPGFANTGLFANVTGKRGIGRVTGLFTGILSQSAAAGALPSVAAAVEDDLPRLAFVGPAGLGGWRGKPALVQWPKLAEDEDAAERLWAESQNATNVVYGSGTL, encoded by the coding sequence ATGCAGATCAGCAGTGAAGCCGATATTCCCAGCCAAACCGGCAAGGTCGCCCTTGTCACCGGCGCCACGGGCGGTCTGGGGCTCGAAACCGCACGCATGCTGGCCGGTGCCGGCGCGACGGTGATCATCGCGGGCCGCAACGGCGAAAAAGGCGCCGCGGCCATCCGCACCATCGCCGCCACCTCACCCCGCGGCAAACTCGATTTCGAGCAGCTGGACCTGGCGGACCTTGCCAGCGTTGCCGCCTGCGCGGCACGGGTGCTAGCCCAATATGCCCGGCTCGATATTCTCATCAACAATGCCGGGGTGATGATGCCGCCCGAGCGGCAGACCACGGTGGACGGATTCGAACTGCAGTTCGGCACCAATCACCTCGGCCATTTCGCGCTGACCGGTCACCTGCTGCCGCTGTTGCTGAAAACCGATGGTGCGCGGGTGGTGGCAGTGTCCAGCAATGCCGCCCGGCACGCCAAGATGAACTTCGATGACCTGCAAAGCGACCAGAACTACCAGCCCATGGCTGCTTACGGGCAATCCAAGTTGGCCAACCTCCTGTGGGCGCGCCATCTGCAAAAGCTGAGCGATAGCGAGAGCTGGAACTTGCACGTTACGGTGGCCCATCCTGGCTTTGCCAATACCGGCCTCTTCGCCAATGTCACCGGCAAGCGCGGCATCGGCCGGGTCACGGGCCTTTTTACTGGCATCTTGAGCCAATCGGCAGCCGCCGGTGCGCTCCCCAGCGTGGCCGCCGCGGTGGAAGACGATCTACCGCGCTTGGCCTTTGTGGGCCCGGCGGGGCTGGGCGGCTGGCGCGGCAAGCCTGCGCTGGTGCAATGGCCCAAGCTTGCTGAAGACGAAGACGCGGCCGAGCGCCTATGGGCTGAATCGCAGAATGCCACCAATGTGGTCTATGGCTCGGGCACGCTCTAG
- a CDS encoding EamA family transporter: protein MFWIAATLTAAALQTVRNGVQRGLTGTLGTMGATYVRFLYGLPFAILFLLLVALGTGEPLPTIGGWAVLFALGAGLSQILATALMLWTMKSRSFAVTTAIIKTEPVLVALAGLLLLGEVLPPLALLGIVVATLGVLLLSRLGGAQAAGPKSVLTGILAAAFFALSAVGFRAAILELPSGSPVLRSSVVLVLGLGLQSALLVGWMLLLDRATLRKVAGAWRQSLPAGFAGAAASQFWFIGFALTSAANVRTLALVEILFAQAFAWVTSRAVPERRDLLGMAVLVVGLLLLLLNS from the coding sequence GTGTTCTGGATTGCAGCGACGCTGACGGCTGCGGCCCTGCAGACCGTGCGCAATGGCGTGCAGCGGGGCCTGACCGGCACGCTGGGCACGATGGGAGCCACCTATGTGCGCTTCCTTTATGGCCTGCCCTTTGCCATCCTGTTCCTGCTGCTCGTGGCGCTGGGGACAGGCGAGCCGCTGCCGACCATCGGCGGCTGGGCCGTGCTGTTTGCCCTGGGCGCGGGGCTGTCGCAGATTCTGGCCACGGCGCTGATGCTGTGGACGATGAAAAGTCGCTCCTTTGCCGTTACCACCGCCATCATCAAGACCGAGCCAGTGCTGGTGGCGCTGGCGGGCCTGCTGCTCTTGGGCGAAGTGCTGCCGCCCCTAGCACTACTTGGGATTGTCGTTGCGACCCTCGGCGTGCTGCTGTTGTCGCGGCTGGGTGGGGCGCAAGCGGCGGGACCCAAATCGGTGCTGACCGGGATTTTGGCCGCTGCGTTCTTTGCGCTTTCCGCCGTAGGGTTCCGCGCCGCGATCCTCGAGCTGCCATCAGGCTCGCCGGTGCTGCGCTCGAGCGTCGTGCTGGTGCTGGGCCTAGGGCTGCAATCGGCGCTGCTGGTGGGCTGGATGCTGCTGTTGGATCGCGCTACCCTGCGCAAGGTCGCGGGTGCCTGGCGCCAGTCGCTGCCGGCCGGTTTTGCCGGTGCCGCCGCTTCCCAATTCTGGTTTATCGGCTTTGCGCTCACGAGCGCCGCCAATGTGCGCACCCTGGCGCTGGTCGAGATCCTGTTTGCGCAGGCTTTTGCCTGGGTCACCAGCCGGGCCGTGCCCGAGCGGCGCGACCTCCTGGGCATGGCGGTGCTGGTCGTTGGGCTGCTGCTGTTGCTGCTCAACAGCTAG
- a CDS encoding branched-chain amino acid ABC transporter permease, with translation MIARSAALFGGLFVLILLVGWVLGAPFTSSRLVEAAAYALIALGLNIQWGYGGLFNFGIMGFLMLGGAAVTFISYPHDPAFWASEGPMLLGRALLAFAAGALLVIGAQQSHHLGVRGRAKTVLIVLAWFVAYCVYRSQIDPAAAYIEATGNGFVGGLGLHPVLGWAFGGVLAAGVAFVIGKICLGLRSDYLAIATIGISEIIRALIKNMDWLTRGTLTVSPIPWPVPLPQYYQAEGWDGTSALLLARGGFLLLAILVLAVVMWLVSRAYAGPWGRMMRAIRDNYIAAASMGKDVTGRQLEIFILGSVLMGIGGAMLVSFVQIFDPSSYQPINHTFLIWVMVIVGGAGNNWGALFGAVLIWLIWVVSEPLARAVFDIVSYWSSSVGWGAIPDIESRSAQMRVFVLGLVITVALRFAPKGLIPETVRRDA, from the coding sequence ATGATCGCGCGTTCGGCTGCGCTGTTTGGCGGGCTCTTTGTCCTCATCCTGCTGGTCGGCTGGGTGCTGGGTGCGCCCTTTACCTCGAGCCGCCTCGTGGAAGCGGCCGCCTATGCGCTGATCGCGCTGGGGCTCAATATCCAGTGGGGCTATGGCGGGCTCTTTAACTTCGGCATCATGGGCTTTTTGATGCTGGGGGGCGCGGCCGTCACCTTTATCTCCTATCCCCATGACCCGGCGTTCTGGGCCTCCGAAGGGCCGATGCTGCTGGGGCGCGCGCTCCTCGCCTTTGCCGCGGGCGCGCTGCTGGTGATCGGGGCGCAGCAGTCCCATCATCTGGGCGTGCGCGGTCGCGCCAAGACGGTGCTGATCGTTCTGGCCTGGTTTGTGGCCTATTGCGTTTACCGCAGCCAGATCGATCCGGCCGCCGCCTATATCGAGGCGACCGGCAATGGCTTTGTCGGCGGGCTGGGGCTCCATCCCGTGCTCGGCTGGGCCTTTGGTGGCGTGCTGGCGGCGGGCGTGGCCTTTGTCATCGGCAAAATCTGCCTTGGCCTGCGCTCGGATTACCTGGCCATCGCCACCATCGGCATTTCCGAGATCATCCGCGCGCTGATCAAGAACATGGACTGGCTGACGCGCGGCACCCTGACCGTCTCGCCCATTCCATGGCCGGTGCCGCTGCCGCAATATTACCAGGCTGAGGGCTGGGACGGCACGTCGGCGCTGCTGCTGGCGCGCGGCGGCTTCCTGCTGCTGGCGATCCTTGTGCTCGCAGTCGTCATGTGGCTGGTGTCGCGCGCCTATGCCGGGCCCTGGGGCCGGATGATGCGCGCCATCCGCGACAACTATATTGCCGCCGCCTCCATGGGCAAGGATGTCACCGGGCGGCAGCTCGAGATCTTCATCCTGGGCTCGGTGCTGATGGGCATTGGCGGGGCCATGCTCGTTTCCTTCGTGCAGATCTTTGATCCCTCCTCCTACCAGCCCATCAACCACACCTTCCTCATCTGGGTGATGGTGATCGTGGGTGGCGCCGGCAACAACTGGGGGGCGCTGTTTGGCGCCGTGCTGATCTGGCTGATCTGGGTGGTGAGCGAACCCCTGGCGCGCGCCGTGTTCGACATTGTCAGCTATTGGTCGAGCTCGGTCGGCTGGGGCGCCATTCCCGATATCGAGTCGCGTTCAGCGCAGATGCGCGTCTTCGTGCTTGGCCTCGTGATCACCGTTGCCCTGCGCTTTGCGCCCAAGGGCCTGATCCCCGAAACCGTGCGCCGCGACGCCTAG
- a CDS encoding branched-chain amino acid ABC transporter permease yields the protein MTELVFFINQVVIAGAVLGSIYALGAIGITLIFGILRFAHFAHSELMTSGAFIAFLLAGAFAAWGIVTPIPTGFVVLPIAMVLGALFALGIDKGFYAPLRKRGARPVTLLIASIGVTLMVQGLIRLFFGAGSYSFFETETKEVFRIDMSGLGSTRPLVITEPQALMIVVTAISVIALHLFLTRSRLGKAMRAMADNADLAQVSGINTALVVRVTWVIAGALATMAGTMLALDVTLKPDLAFNIILPIFAAAIVGGLGQAYGAIAGGLLIGFAETLAVFNWTMVLRPLNAILPEWLQLPATLALVPTEYKLTVAFVILVVTLLVRPTGIFKGASS from the coding sequence ATGACCGAACTTGTTTTCTTTATCAACCAGGTGGTGATCGCCGGCGCGGTGCTGGGCTCGATCTATGCGCTGGGGGCGATCGGCATCACGCTGATCTTTGGCATTTTGCGCTTTGCCCATTTCGCCCATTCCGAGCTGATGACCTCGGGGGCCTTTATCGCCTTTTTGCTCGCGGGGGCCTTTGCCGCCTGGGGGATCGTCACGCCCATCCCCACCGGCTTTGTGGTGCTGCCCATCGCCATGGTGCTGGGGGCGCTCTTCGCGCTGGGGATCGACAAGGGGTTCTATGCGCCGTTGCGCAAGCGCGGGGCCCGGCCGGTGACGCTGCTGATCGCTTCCATCGGTGTGACGCTGATGGTGCAGGGCCTGATCCGGCTGTTTTTCGGCGCCGGCTCCTATTCCTTTTTCGAAACCGAAACCAAGGAAGTGTTCCGCATCGACATGTCGGGTTTGGGCTCGACGCGGCCGCTGGTGATCACCGAGCCGCAGGCGCTGATGATTGTCGTCACTGCCATTTCAGTGATTGCGCTGCACCTGTTCCTCACCCGCTCGCGCCTCGGCAAGGCGATGCGCGCCATGGCCGACAATGCTGATCTCGCGCAGGTCTCGGGCATCAACACCGCGCTCGTTGTGCGGGTGACCTGGGTGATTGCGGGGGCGCTGGCGACCATGGCCGGCACCATGCTGGCGCTCGATGTGACGCTGAAGCCCGACCTCGCCTTCAACATCATCCTGCCCATCTTTGCCGCCGCCATTGTTGGCGGGCTGGGCCAGGCTTATGGCGCCATTGCCGGGGGCCTCCTGATCGGCTTTGCCGAAACGCTCGCCGTTTTCAACTGGACCATGGTGCTGCGCCCGCTCAATGCCATTCTGCCCGAGTGGCTGCAGCTGCCCGCCACGCTGGCGCTGGTGCCAACCGAATACAAGCTGACCGTGGCCTTCGTGATCCTCGTGGTGACGCTGCTGGTGCGCCCCACCGGTATCTTCAAGGGAGCTTCCTCATGA